Proteins found in one Oncorhynchus mykiss isolate Arlee chromosome 17, USDA_OmykA_1.1, whole genome shotgun sequence genomic segment:
- the LOC118940055 gene encoding zinc finger protein 2-like: RPTGKRTHCCSDCGKSFTSSAGIKIHQRIHTGEKYFTCIQCGKSFTTAGSLTLHQRIHTGEKPYSFGQCGKSFTRSGHLTLHQRIHTGERPYSCVQCGRSFTKSSNLTVHQREHTGEKPYSCGQCGKRFTRSGHLTLHQRIHTGEKPYSCGQCGKSFTTSGYLTLHQRIHTGEKPYSCGQCGKSFTTSGNLTQHQRIHTGEKSYSCGQCGKSFTTSGHLTLHQRIHTGEKPYSCGQCGKSFTTSGHLTLHQRIHTGEKPYSCDQCGKSFGRSDKLTSHQRTHTGEKYYSCVQCDKRYSDKRSLIKHQKIHT; the protein is encoded by the coding sequence agacccacagggaagagaactcactgctgctctgactgtgggaagagtttcacctCCTCAGCAGGcattaaaattcatcagagaatccacacaggagagaaatattTTACCTGtattcaatgtgggaagagttttactacagCTGGCTCTCTGACAttgcaccagagaatacacactggagagaaaccttatagctttggtcaatgtggaaagagttttactagATCTGGCCATCTGACAttgcaccagagaatacacacaggagagagaccttATAGCTGTGTTCAATGTGGGAGAAGTTTTACTAAATCTAGCAATCTTACAGTAcaccagagagaacacacaggagagaaaccttatagctgtggtcaatgtgggaagagatttactAGATCTGGCCATCTGACAttgcaccagagaatacacacaggagagaaaccttatagctgtggtcaatgtgggaagagtttcactaCATCTGGCTATCTGACAttgcaccagagaatacacactggagagaaaccttatagctgtggtcaatgtgggaagagttttactacatctggcaatttgactcaacaccagagaatacacacaggagagaaatcttatagctgtggtcaatgtgggaagagttttactacatctggcCATCTGACAttgcaccagagaatacacacaggagagaaaccttatagctgtggtcaatgtgggaagagttttactacatctggcCATCTGACAttgcaccagagaatacacacaggagagaaaccttatagctgtgatcaatgtgggaagagttttggtagATCTGACAAGCtgacatcacaccagagaacacacacaggagagaaatattATAGCTGTGTTCAGTGTGACAAGAGGtactctgataaaagatctctgatcaaacatcagaaaatacatacatga